The DNA window CGATGAAGGCTTCTTTATCATTCGAAGTCATTATCTCACCCAAGATTTCTCAAATGCGATGGAACGAAGCAATCTCTCATTGAGTCTTCTGTCAAGGGTGTTATCACCTAGAAGAAGGAACGGGAGCAGAACAGATGAAGAACGCACCAGATGCGAACTGGCTTGTCGAGCTTTTTGTCCAATATCAAGAAACTCTTGATCGACAGACATCAAATATGGAATCGCTTCGCCTAAAACAGGCGCTTGACGATGATAGGAAGTTTCGAAGCCGTCCGAATCGGAGCGCTTCGATGACGCATTCTTCATAGAGTAGTATCGAAGGGCATCTTCTACCATGCGGTAACGCGGCGGCCATGCGCTCGATATTTTGCATTGCCGCCCGTCTATGCTAGCCTATTTGCGTGACCAAACTCGACCCAATCGTCTCCGAGTTCGCGACGACCGAGGAAGCCGAAGCCTATGACGCCTGGCTCCGCGCCAAGGTTGAAAAGGCGATGGCATCCACCAGCCCCCGCATCCCGCACGATCAGGTGATGGCCAAAATGCAGGCGATCATAAACCGCCGCAAAACAGGCGCCTAACCCCCACCCCTGTCCTACACACCCACCGCTCCCCTACCCTCCCGGCAAACCCTCGCATCCGGGAGCGCACAGCCATGACCTTCCACGACATCACCCTCCCCAGCCCCGCGCCGCAGGTGCGCGTCGACGGCTGGTCGCCTGCGCGCCAGCGGCTCTTCGTCGAAACGCTCGCGGCCACCGGGATCGTGCGCACCGCGTGCGAGGCGGCGCAGATTTCGGAGCGCGCCGCCTATGCGCTGCGCATCCGGGCGGACGGGGCGGCCTTTCGGATCGGCTGGGACGCGGCGATCCTGATTGCGCGCGCCCGGCTCGCCGACACGTTGCTCGCCCGCGCGCTGCTGGGGCAGGAGGAGGTCGTGACGCGCGACGAGGACGGCACGGAAATCCGCCGCCACCGCCACGACAACCGGCTCGCCATGTCGATGCTCGCCCGGCTCGACCGCATGGCCGATGCCCCTGCCGAGGGCACCGACGCCGCGCTCGCCCGCATCGTGGCGCAGGATTTCGCCGCCTTCTGCGACCTGCTCTGCCCGCCCGAAGCCTCCGCCCCGGCGCCCGCCACCCCCGCACCCGCAGCCGCTGAACCCGACGCCCCTGAACCCGACGCAGACGAAGCGCGCCCCGCGCTCCCCGCCACGCTCCTCTCTCCCGCCGCGTCGGTGGCGCTCTTCATCGCCGCGCGCCTGCCGCTCACCGCCGCAGAAAGCCGCGCTCGCGCAGGCCGAGGAACGGTGTGAACTTTGCCCGCAACTGGTCCGCCTCGCCAGCCTCCCGCCCGATGAAGCGGCGGCGAAACTGCGCGGCATCTGGTGGGACGACATCGCCGGGGGCTGGCGCACCGACTTCCCGCCGCCGCCCGGCTTCGACGGGGAGGAGAGCGAGGATTATTACGACATCGACCGCTACCGGCGCGCGCTGACCGAGGAGGAGGAGGACCGCTTCGCCGAGATGCAGGACGCGCAGCACCGCCCCTATGAGGAAGCCGCGATCCGGGCGCGCGACGCCTTCTTCGCGCAGGGTGCGGCGGCGGACTGACCCGCCGCCCGCACGGCCCGTCCCCGCCCGCGCTCGCCTTGCCGCAAGCGCTTTGCCGGGCCGGAAATCGCGGAACCTTCGCGTCGGCTGGCCGGTTATCCCGCCAAAGCAACCCTAAAAGGAGACCCCCATGATCCGCACCCTGATCTTCGGCGCGATCGCCGGATATGTCGGCAAGAAGCTGTATGACGAAGGCAAGCTGACCGAGTTCAAGAATGACCTCACGACGCGCTATAACGACGCCAAGGCGAAGCTCGACGAACAGCGCGTGACCGCCCCCGCCGTCGCCACCCCCACCGGCGCGACGACGCAGCTCCCGCACTAAGGGCGTCCCCGCGCGAACCCCGACAGTTTCCGGCGGCACGTCCCCCCGCTCGCCGCCGGCCGCCGCCCGTTCCCTGCCGTATCCCCCCCTCTCACGGCATGGAACGGGCGGTTTTCCGTGTGCGCTCTTTCCGTATCGCCTGCGCAACCATGTCCGCGCTCGCGGGTTGAACCGGCGAGCGGGCAACAACAAAGGAAGCCTGAAATGCGCAAGCCGATCCTCGCCGCCGCCATTCTCGCCATGCTGCCGCTGGGCGCATGCACCTCCGACAATTATGGCGGAGGCTATGGCTATAACCGCCCGGACCGCCGCGGCCCGCCGCCCCGCTATCGTCCGATCCGCGACAATGACTATATCTACCGCGACAATGACGGCCGCTATTATTGCAAGCGGGATGACGGCACCACCGGCACCATCGTCGGCGCGCTGGCGGGCGGCGTGCTCGGCAACATCATCGCGCCGGGCGGGTCGAAGACGCTCGGCACGATCCTCGGCGCAGGCGGCGGCGCACTCGCGGGCCGCGCCATCGACAAGAGTGACGTGCGCTGCGAATAAGCGCAAAAAAGGGCGCGGAGCCAGCCGGTTCCGCGCCCTCTTTCCTATCCGGTGTAAAGCCGCTTACAGCTTCTCGGTAAGTTCCGGCACGATCTTGAACAGATCGCCGACCAGGCCGATGTCCGCCACCTGAAAAATCGGCGCGTCCTCGTCCTTGTTGATGGCGACGATGGTCTTGCTGTCCTTCATGCCGGCAAGATGCTGGATCGCGCCGGAAATGCCGACCGCGACATAGACTTCGGGGGCGACGATCTTGCCGGTCTGGCCGACCTGATAGTCGTTGGGGACATAGCCCGCGTCGACGGCGGCGCGCGAAGCGCCGACGGCAGCGCCCAGCTTGTCGGCAAGGGGGAAGATAAGCTGTTCGAACGTCTCACCGTCCTTCAGCGCCCGGCCGCCCGACACGATGACCTTTGCGCTGGTCAGTTCGGGACGCTCCAGCTTGGCGATTTCCGCGCCGACGAAGGAGGAAAGCCCCTTGTCGCCGGTCGACGCCACGGCTTCCACCGCGCCGCTGCCGCCTTCCGAAGCGGCCTTTTCAAAAGCGGTGCCGCGCACGGTGATGACCTTCTTGGCGTCCTTCGACTGGACGGTCGCGATGGCGTTGCCCGCGTAAATGGGGCGCGTGAACGTGTCTTCGCTCTCGACCGACAGGATGTCGCTGATCTGCATCACGTCGAGCAGTGCGGCGACGCGCGGCGCGATATTCTTGCCGTTGCTGGTGGCGGGCGCGACGAAGGCGTCGTGGCTGCCCATCAGCTCGACGACCAGCGGCGCGACATTTTCAGGCAGCGCATGGCCGAAAGCCGCGTCGTCGGCGACATGGACCTTGCCCACCCCTGCGATCTTCGCGGCGGCATCGGCGACAGCGGAAACGCCCGCCCCGGCGACCAGCAGATGCACTTCGCCCAGCTTGCCTGCGGCGGTGACGGCGGACAGCGTCGCATCCTTGACCGCGCCGCCTTCATGTTCAACCCAAACCAGAGTCTTCATTGTCTTGGTTCCCTTCGGAAAATCAGGCGACGCCCAGCGCTTTCAGCTTGCCGACCAGTTCATCGACATCGGCCACCTTGATGCCCGCCGAACGCTTGGCCGGTTCAACGACCTTGAGCGTCGCGAGGCGCGGGGCGATGTCGACGCCGTAATCGGCGGGCGTCTTGGTGGCGAGCGGCTTGCTCTTGGCCTTCATGATGTTGGGCAGCGAGGCGTAGCGCGGCTCGTTGAGGCGCAGGTCGGTGGTGACGATGGCCGGGGTGGTGAGCTTCACCGTCTCCAGCCCGCCGTCGACTTCGCGGGTGACGTTCACGCTGTCGCCCTCGACCTCGATCTTGCTGGCGAAAGTGCCCTGCGGACGGCCGAGCAGTGCGGCGAGCATCTGGCCCGTCTGGTTACTGTCGTCGTCGATGGCCTGCTTGCCCAGGATGATGAGGCCGGCGCCTTCCTCTTCCTGCACCTTGGCGAGCAGCTTGGCGACGCCCAGCGGCTCGACCTCATCGTCGGTCTGGATCAGGATGGCGCGGTCTGCGCCCATGGCCAGAGCGGTGCGCAGCGTCTCCTGCGCCTTGGCGACGC is part of the Sphingobium amiense genome and encodes:
- the relB gene encoding type II toxin-antitoxin system RelB family antitoxin, with product MTKLDPIVSEFATTEEAEAYDAWLRAKVEKAMASTSPRIPHDQVMAKMQAIINRRKTGA
- a CDS encoding glycine zipper 2TM domain-containing protein, coding for MRKPILAAAILAMLPLGACTSDNYGGGYGYNRPDRRGPPPRYRPIRDNDYIYRDNDGRYYCKRDDGTTGTIVGALAGGVLGNIIAPGGSKTLGTILGAGGGALAGRAIDKSDVRCE
- a CDS encoding electron transfer flavoprotein subunit alpha/FixB family protein — protein: MKTLVWVEHEGGAVKDATLSAVTAAGKLGEVHLLVAGAGVSAVADAAAKIAGVGKVHVADDAAFGHALPENVAPLVVELMGSHDAFVAPATSNGKNIAPRVAALLDVMQISDILSVESEDTFTRPIYAGNAIATVQSKDAKKVITVRGTAFEKAASEGGSGAVEAVASTGDKGLSSFVGAEIAKLERPELTSAKVIVSGGRALKDGETFEQLIFPLADKLGAAVGASRAAVDAGYVPNDYQVGQTGKIVAPEVYVAVGISGAIQHLAGMKDSKTIVAINKDEDAPIFQVADIGLVGDLFKIVPELTEKL
- a CDS encoding electron transfer flavoprotein subunit beta/FixA family protein, which codes for MKILVPVKRVIDYNVKPRVKADGTGVDLANVKMSMNPFDEIAVEEAIRLKEKGVATEVVAVSIGVAKAQETLRTALAMGADRAILIQTDDEVEPLGVAKLLAKVQEEEGAGLIILGKQAIDDDSNQTGQMLAALLGRPQGTFASKIEVEGDSVNVTREVDGGLETVKLTTPAIVTTDLRLNEPRYASLPNIMKAKSKPLATKTPADYGVDIAPRLATLKVVEPAKRSAGIKVADVDELVGKLKALGVA